The Papaver somniferum cultivar HN1 chromosome 3, ASM357369v1, whole genome shotgun sequence genome includes a region encoding these proteins:
- the LOC113360227 gene encoding HMG-Y-related protein A-like, which translates to MATEEHPRLLPEYPEMSQNPDAPPKKMIFAAITALDKAAGSNKTSISNYLKSTYGDLLPAEHKDLLTQQLNKLKKCGELVFVKNNYMLPTNPNAPPKRGMGRPPKKKGGPGRPKTEYWF; encoded by the exons ATGGCTACTGAAGAACATCCTCGATTATTACCAGAGTATCCAGAG ATGTCACAAAACCCAGATGCACCACCTAAAAAG ATGATATTTGCAGCAATTACAGCTTTAGATAAAGCAGCAGGTTCAAACAAAACAAGTATTTCAAACTACTTAAAATCAACATATGGAGATCTACTACCAGCAGAGCATAAAGATCTATTAACTCAACAACTGAACAAACTTAAAAAGTGTGGGGAGCTAGTTTTTGTGAAGAATAACTACATGCTTCCAACAAACCCAAATGCACCACCTAAAAGAGGTATGGGTAGACCACCAAAGAAGAAGGGAGGTCCAGGTAGACCTAAAACCGAATACTGGTTCTAA